The following coding sequences are from one Syntrophotaleaceae bacterium window:
- a CDS encoding DUF3261 domain-containing protein: protein MKKLLPIMLLLLLAACAAPARVPIPVIEPAPAGLATEDLASAVWTERPAVMRLRQTARFSFRGREVPMIGMMELDTRSKKTRLVAVNQMGVKLFDLEVTQSGVVEHYLLPQLARYPRFGEAVAVSLRRIFLSPVPIQETDVLETREDGGYRLSGERNADQVAFLFGSDPVRLIEQTLRGPKDDWKVVYLDYCLLAEQPYPREIVLEDRRAGYRLDLRIDSIEHGGNRL, encoded by the coding sequence ATGAAAAAACTGCTGCCGATCATGCTTCTCCTGCTCCTGGCGGCCTGCGCTGCGCCTGCCCGGGTGCCGATCCCGGTCATTGAGCCAGCCCCTGCGGGACTTGCCACAGAGGATCTGGCTTCGGCGGTCTGGACAGAACGGCCCGCGGTCATGCGCCTGCGGCAGACGGCCCGGTTCAGCTTTCGAGGCCGGGAAGTGCCGATGATCGGCATGATGGAGCTCGATACCCGCTCTAAGAAAACGCGGCTGGTGGCGGTCAATCAGATGGGTGTCAAGCTGTTCGATCTGGAAGTGACCCAAAGCGGGGTCGTGGAACATTACCTGCTGCCCCAGCTGGCCCGCTATCCCCGTTTTGGTGAGGCGGTTGCGGTTTCACTTCGTCGAATCTTTCTGTCGCCCGTTCCAATCCAGGAAACCGACGTTCTGGAAACAAGGGAGGACGGCGGCTATCGTCTCAGCGGCGAGCGCAATGCCGACCAGGTTGCGTTTCTGTTCGGCAGCGACCCGGTGCGGTTGATTGAACAAACCCTGCGGGGCCCGAAGGACGACTGGAAGGTGGTCTATCTCGATTATTGCCTCCTTGCGGAACAGCCTTATCCCAGGGAAATCGTACTGGAGGACCGGCGAGCCGGCTACAGGCTCGATTTGCGGATCGACAGCATAGAACACGGGGGTAACCGTTTATGA
- a CDS encoding acyl-CoA thioesterase — MNKPYFPMQPGQPDPLRVSVERVVRFEEVDPLGIVWHGRYPSFFEDARVALGEKYGIGYLDFYREQVLAPIRKMHVDYFRPLMFGQRFYIEGILHFSEAARLNFEFILRNEAGEITSSGYTVQMMMDSEHNVLLAQPEFYFDFLRRWREGSLR; from the coding sequence ATGAACAAACCCTATTTTCCCATGCAACCCGGCCAGCCGGACCCCCTGCGCGTCAGCGTCGAACGGGTGGTGCGATTCGAGGAGGTCGACCCCCTCGGCATCGTCTGGCATGGGCGATACCCGAGTTTTTTCGAGGATGCCCGGGTCGCGCTTGGAGAGAAGTACGGCATCGGTTACCTCGATTTTTACCGGGAACAGGTGTTGGCCCCGATCCGGAAGATGCATGTGGACTATTTTCGACCCCTGATGTTCGGTCAGCGGTTTTATATAGAGGGAATTCTCCATTTCAGCGAGGCCGCCCGACTCAACTTCGAATTTATTTTGCGCAATGAGGCGGGGGAAATAACCTCCTCAGGATATACCGTGCAGATGATGATGGACAGCGAACACAACGTATTGCTGGCACAGCCCGAATTTTACTTCGATTTTCTTCGGCGCTGGCGGGAAGGGAGTCTGAGGTGA
- a CDS encoding beta-ketoacyl-[acyl-carrier-protein] synthase family protein — translation MKDVVITAAAAVTGLGDTLDTTWERLLRGESAFAPVERFDTGAYTSSMAACVPGLPLSRCGSRLPSLLDRLLAQVDSVPADSRLLLATTKGAVDLFDQQRNGRPLAVGEVFPKTLLDDLGDRFGLEKPFCNINAACASSTIAVGRGAAAIAHGRAEAVLVVCCDLVTEFVLSGFSALMALDPEGSRPFDRNRAGLTLGEGAAALLLMSRERAEEEERPVLARILGWGAANDAHHITAPARDGSGLILAVRQALQTAGISCEAVDGISAHGTGTVYNDLMELTAFRALFGEEIPPLHSVKGAIGHTLGAAGGIEIALGIRSLDTGLLPPTVGLNEPEPAALGLVDTRIRPFRGQVLLSTNSGFGGINSAVLLGREVAG, via the coding sequence GTGAAGGACGTCGTCATCACGGCTGCCGCCGCCGTGACCGGTTTGGGCGATACACTGGACACGACATGGGAAAGACTGCTTCGCGGGGAGAGCGCTTTCGCTCCCGTGGAACGCTTCGACACCGGCGCGTATACCAGTTCGATGGCCGCCTGCGTACCGGGTCTGCCGCTTTCTCGCTGCGGTTCGCGGTTGCCCTCCCTGCTTGACCGGTTGCTTGCCCAAGTCGATTCCGTTCCCGCTGACAGCCGCCTGCTGTTGGCCACGACCAAGGGGGCCGTCGATCTTTTCGATCAGCAACGCAACGGCAGGCCGCTAGCGGTCGGGGAAGTCTTTCCGAAAACCCTGCTGGACGATCTCGGCGATCGTTTCGGCCTGGAGAAGCCCTTTTGCAACATCAACGCTGCCTGCGCCTCCTCCACCATCGCCGTAGGGAGGGGAGCTGCCGCCATCGCCCATGGCCGGGCGGAGGCGGTGCTGGTCGTCTGCTGCGATCTGGTCACCGAATTCGTATTGTCCGGGTTTTCCGCGCTCATGGCGCTCGATCCGGAGGGCAGCCGCCCCTTCGATCGGAACCGGGCGGGATTGACCCTGGGCGAGGGAGCGGCAGCGTTGCTGCTGATGAGCCGTGAACGGGCCGAAGAGGAAGAACGTCCCGTACTGGCCCGGATTCTCGGCTGGGGCGCCGCCAACGACGCCCATCACATTACGGCCCCGGCAAGAGACGGCAGCGGCCTGATTCTCGCCGTGCGCCAGGCTCTGCAAACCGCCGGCATATCTTGTGAAGCGGTGGACGGCATCAGCGCCCACGGCACCGGAACCGTCTATAACGACCTGATGGAACTGACCGCATTCCGTGCCCTGTTTGGCGAGGAGATTCCGCCGCTGCATTCGGTCAAAGGGGCGATCGGTCACACCCTCGGTGCCGCGGGCGGCATCGAAATCGCCCTCGGCATCCGTTCCCTGGACACCGGACTGTTACCACCTACCGTTGGCCTGAATGAACCGGAACCCGCCGCCCTTGGCCTCGTCGATACCAGGATCCGTCCTTTCAGGGGGCAGGTACTGCTCAGTACCAACTCGGGATTCGGCGGCATCAACAGCGCTGTGCTGCTTGGACGGGAGGTGGCAGGATGA
- a CDS encoding beta-ketoacyl synthase N-terminal-like domain-containing protein has product MRASVIGIGWITAAGIGRGRRKDPFAMLPGDLPVFTRKDVFAEAFPRFGRLDGFSRLGLAGIALALDDAGLDQWEQKRNIGVMAGTTYGCLATDIAYFDTVLPEKGAMASPNLFAYTLSNTFLGEAAIRFGLTGSSLVVNDSDHAGFSPLRMALESLAWGESPTMLAGICDLAPMAGMAPTQGPPPGTVFLVLTASRPDSTRVYAEITMDNSGVVSVNGFAVKSWISLVEGCLAGC; this is encoded by the coding sequence ATGAGGGCTTCAGTCATCGGCATCGGATGGATTACCGCCGCCGGCATCGGCAGGGGAAGACGGAAGGATCCTTTCGCCATGCTTCCTGGCGATCTGCCGGTTTTCACCCGCAAGGATGTGTTCGCCGAGGCTTTTCCCCGGTTCGGGCGTCTGGATGGGTTTTCCCGTCTCGGTCTCGCCGGCATCGCTCTGGCTCTGGACGATGCCGGGCTGGATCAGTGGGAACAGAAAAGGAACATCGGGGTCATGGCTGGTACGACCTATGGATGTCTGGCAACCGACATCGCCTATTTCGACACGGTTCTTCCCGAGAAGGGGGCGATGGCCAGTCCCAACCTGTTTGCCTACACCCTGTCGAACACGTTCCTTGGCGAGGCGGCGATCCGATTCGGCCTGACCGGCAGCAGTCTGGTCGTCAACGATTCCGATCACGCCGGTTTTTCCCCGCTGCGGATGGCCCTGGAAAGCCTCGCCTGGGGCGAGTCTCCGACCATGCTCGCCGGCATCTGCGACCTGGCGCCGATGGCAGGGATGGCACCAACACAGGGGCCGCCACCGGGTACGGTGTTTTTGGTACTCACCGCAAGCAGACCCGATTCGACCCGGGTTTATGCCGAAATCACCATGGATAACTCCGGGGTTGTTTCGGTCAACGGGTTTGCTGTCAAGAGTTGGATAAGTCTGGTCGAGGGTTGTCTGGCAGGATGCTGA
- a CDS encoding radical SAM protein — protein MKMKLIYPRWPKLDRQTEFHLPPHGPAVFAATVPSEVELEFTDENLETVDFEKPVDLVGISTMLTAQLPRAFEIAGEFRRRGVPVIFGGISTMLHAEEVANHADSVFLGETEGRFGQVVDDFKKGRLKKVYDYMQDPPDTALIGTARREILNRELYNYRGVQMLDLVHASRGCKFDCFPCCTGFLGGKKFRPRPIDRVIEEMESIRNNRLFIVDNSLAQDKQWLKDLFTAMAPLKKKWVSHPILDDDEILKLAADAGAWYVYQAVFDTSDFIRNRIRRLKDHGIGVEGTIILGTDEQDEDYIKRLVDFLLEVELDVAEFTILTPFMHSPIRRQMELEGRILSNDWSRYTADKVVFQPKQMTPEKLQELYYYAWDTFYADSGHQLKMGELFKQVMRREMDDGTYRRYDPKKRRNFKKQQEFLSS, from the coding sequence ATGAAAATGAAATTGATCTACCCCCGCTGGCCCAAACTCGACCGGCAGACCGAGTTTCACCTGCCGCCGCACGGGCCTGCGGTCTTTGCCGCTACGGTGCCGTCCGAGGTCGAACTCGAATTCACCGACGAGAACCTCGAGACGGTCGATTTTGAAAAGCCGGTCGACCTTGTTGGGATCTCCACCATGCTGACCGCCCAGCTGCCGCGGGCCTTCGAGATCGCCGGAGAGTTTCGCCGGCGCGGCGTACCGGTTATTTTCGGCGGCATTTCCACCATGTTGCATGCCGAAGAAGTGGCAAACCATGCCGATTCCGTTTTCCTCGGCGAAACCGAAGGGCGTTTCGGACAGGTGGTCGACGATTTCAAAAAGGGCCGGCTGAAGAAAGTCTACGACTACATGCAGGATCCCCCCGATACGGCCCTGATCGGTACGGCCCGCCGGGAAATTCTCAATCGCGAACTGTACAACTATCGCGGGGTGCAGATGCTGGATCTGGTGCATGCCTCCCGCGGCTGCAAGTTCGACTGTTTCCCCTGCTGCACCGGATTTCTCGGCGGCAAAAAATTCCGTCCCCGCCCTATCGACAGGGTCATCGAGGAGATGGAGTCGATCCGCAACAATCGTCTGTTCATCGTCGACAATTCTTTGGCCCAGGACAAGCAGTGGCTCAAGGATCTCTTCACCGCCATGGCGCCTTTGAAGAAGAAATGGGTCAGTCATCCGATACTGGATGACGACGAGATTCTCAAACTGGCCGCCGACGCCGGTGCCTGGTATGTCTACCAGGCGGTGTTCGATACCTCGGACTTCATTCGCAACCGTATTCGCCGTCTCAAAGATCATGGCATCGGCGTGGAGGGAACCATTATCCTGGGGACCGACGAGCAGGACGAAGATTATATCAAGCGTCTGGTCGACTTTCTGCTGGAGGTTGAACTCGACGTGGCGGAGTTCACCATCCTCACCCCCTTCATGCATTCCCCGATCAGGCGCCAGATGGAGCTGGAGGGACGCATCCTAAGCAACGACTGGAGCCGCTACACGGCCGACAAGGTGGTTTTTCAGCCGAAGCAGATGACCCCGGAAAAGCTGCAGGAACTTTATTATTATGCCTGGGACACCTTCTACGCCGATTCAGGTCATCAGTTGAAGATGGGAGAGCTTTTCAAGCAGGTCATGCGCCGGGAGATGGACGACGGAACATACCGTCGCTACGATCCGAAAAAGCGGCGCAATTTCAAAAAACAACAGGAGTTTCTCAGCTCATGA
- a CDS encoding lipid biosynthesis B12-binding/radical SAM protein has product MSRVFLFSANTTIEPYPVYPLGMALLAGALAERGHEVRQYDFLAAGENEEGLCREMETFAPDLVGMSLRNIDNVDSFCAENAWYLAQARELVQGIRKTTTAPLVVGGPAFSIMPEEILAYLGADYGIIGEGEQALCRLLDDLAAGRELPALIPAGEPLQGSEMATPLFQPELVDFYLGKSGIINLQTKRGCPYRCSYCTYPQLEGRNFRPRPVKMVADDLERIRRENPEASVFFTDSVFNDPGGYYLELAEEILQRGVIIPWSAFFRPQDLGRKELEVLKRAGLYALELGTDAASDATLAGMDKGFSFADVLRVNEACLAEELPCAHFIIFGGPGETPETVEEGLGNIARLGPSVVFAFSGIRILPGAPLQQQAVTEGIVTADQSLLMPAYYYSPRIDPEAMNAAIEKSFKGRRNRIFPPSEGQARLAVMRKFGFNGILWDKLISFGKKPS; this is encoded by the coding sequence ATGAGCCGGGTCTTCCTCTTCTCCGCCAACACCACCATAGAACCCTACCCGGTCTATCCCCTGGGCATGGCGCTCCTGGCCGGCGCCCTCGCCGAGCGGGGTCATGAGGTGCGGCAGTACGATTTTCTGGCGGCCGGCGAGAATGAAGAGGGACTCTGCCGGGAAATGGAGACATTCGCACCCGATCTGGTCGGCATGTCCCTGCGCAACATCGACAACGTCGACTCCTTCTGCGCGGAAAATGCCTGGTACCTGGCTCAGGCCCGGGAGCTGGTGCAGGGAATCCGGAAAACCACCACAGCACCTCTGGTTGTGGGTGGTCCGGCTTTTTCCATCATGCCTGAGGAGATTCTGGCTTATCTCGGCGCCGACTACGGCATCATCGGTGAGGGGGAGCAGGCCCTCTGCCGGTTGCTGGACGATCTGGCGGCGGGCAGGGAGCTTCCAGCCCTGATCCCGGCCGGAGAACCCTTGCAGGGATCGGAGATGGCGACCCCGCTGTTTCAGCCGGAACTCGTCGATTTTTACCTGGGGAAAAGCGGCATCATCAACCTGCAGACCAAGCGCGGCTGTCCCTACCGCTGCAGCTATTGCACCTATCCGCAACTGGAAGGCAGGAACTTTCGGCCGCGCCCGGTCAAGATGGTGGCGGATGACCTGGAACGGATTCGCCGGGAGAACCCGGAGGCCAGCGTCTTTTTCACCGACTCGGTGTTCAACGATCCCGGCGGGTATTACCTGGAGCTGGCCGAGGAGATTCTGCAGCGCGGAGTGATTATTCCCTGGAGCGCTTTTTTTCGCCCGCAGGATTTGGGACGCAAGGAACTGGAGGTGTTGAAGCGGGCCGGTCTCTATGCACTGGAACTGGGCACCGACGCGGCCAGCGATGCCACCCTGGCAGGCATGGACAAGGGATTCTCCTTTGCCGATGTTCTGAGGGTGAATGAGGCCTGCCTGGCCGAGGAGCTTCCCTGCGCCCACTTCATCATTTTTGGAGGGCCCGGGGAAACGCCCGAAACGGTGGAGGAGGGTCTCGGCAATATCGCTCGACTCGGACCGTCGGTTGTATTCGCCTTTTCCGGAATTCGCATCCTGCCGGGGGCGCCGCTGCAGCAACAGGCGGTGACAGAAGGGATTGTTACGGCTGATCAATCGTTGCTGATGCCCGCTTACTACTACTCCCCCCGGATCGATCCGGAGGCGATGAACGCCGCCATTGAAAAATCCTTCAAAGGTCGACGGAACAGGATATTCCCCCCGTCCGAAGGGCAGGCCCGGCTGGCGGTGATGCGCAAATTCGGGTTTAACGGCATTCTTTGGGACAAGTTGATTTCTTTCGGAAAAAAGCCGAGTTGA
- a CDS encoding radical SAM protein — MTHLNQDTILLIHPLGYRPERAGRDISRLANLMPPLGLAGIAAYLEQRGIRSHIVDCFAHPDDERVIRDTLREKRPGFIGFSCTTSSFLDGVRLAAMARRELPGVRTVFGGPHVSALRERLLRDYPDVDYLVVGEGEQTLADLIEAEGQGAEAIPGVVCRRGGEAIFGGFRGKWIELDDLPFPAYEKLAGYPAAYQLPIFNYPRTPNTSCISSRGCPYACTYCDRSVFRRSFRFNSADYLYAHLAYLRERFGIRHVNFYDDQFTFNRRRVEDFCRMMIDRPLGMTFNCAVRAEHVDFDLLRQMKAAGCWMVSLGIETGDPELLARHRQNADLEMLADTIRLVKKARIRVKGLLMMGLPGESESSIRRSMEYVYSLPIDDFNLAKFTPFPGSPLYERIHEMGCFDEDWEQMDCMHFRFIPHGMSRERLEKLFIEFYKRHFQRPRVLAGYVAMLWRSPDSWKRFALNLGDFLRFARSNRRIAGKGAADA, encoded by the coding sequence ATGACCCATCTCAACCAAGACACCATCCTCCTGATCCATCCCCTCGGCTATCGGCCGGAGCGTGCCGGCCGCGATATTTCGCGGCTGGCCAATCTGATGCCGCCGTTGGGGCTGGCCGGCATCGCCGCCTATCTGGAACAGCGGGGGATTCGGTCCCATATCGTCGACTGCTTTGCCCATCCCGACGACGAGCGTGTCATTCGCGACACTCTGCGCGAAAAGCGTCCCGGCTTCATCGGTTTCAGCTGCACCACCTCCAGCTTTCTTGACGGGGTGAGACTGGCGGCCATGGCCCGCCGGGAGTTGCCGGGAGTTCGCACCGTGTTCGGCGGTCCTCATGTGTCGGCCCTGCGGGAGCGGCTGCTGCGCGACTATCCCGACGTCGACTACCTGGTGGTCGGAGAGGGCGAACAGACGCTGGCGGACCTGATTGAAGCCGAGGGCCAGGGTGCCGAGGCCATTCCCGGCGTTGTCTGCCGCCGGGGAGGGGAGGCGATATTCGGCGGCTTCCGCGGAAAGTGGATTGAGCTGGATGACCTGCCCTTTCCCGCCTATGAAAAACTGGCGGGCTATCCGGCCGCCTATCAGCTGCCGATTTTCAACTACCCGCGCACGCCGAACACCAGCTGCATCTCCAGTCGCGGTTGTCCCTATGCCTGCACCTATTGCGACCGTTCGGTGTTCCGCCGCTCTTTTCGCTTCAATTCGGCGGACTACCTCTACGCCCACCTCGCCTATCTGCGGGAGCGTTTCGGCATCCGTCACGTCAATTTCTACGACGATCAGTTCACCTTCAACCGCCGGCGAGTCGAGGACTTTTGCCGTATGATGATCGACCGCCCCCTCGGCATGACCTTCAACTGTGCGGTACGGGCCGAGCATGTCGATTTCGACCTGCTGCGGCAGATGAAGGCGGCCGGTTGCTGGATGGTGAGTCTCGGCATCGAAACCGGCGATCCCGAACTGCTCGCCCGGCATCGGCAGAATGCCGATCTGGAAATGCTGGCCGACACCATACGCCTGGTGAAGAAGGCCCGCATCCGGGTCAAGGGGCTGCTGATGATGGGCCTGCCCGGCGAATCGGAATCGAGCATCCGCCGCAGCATGGAGTACGTCTATTCCCTGCCCATCGACGATTTCAACCTGGCGAAATTCACGCCCTTTCCCGGTTCGCCCCTCTACGAACGGATACATGAGATGGGCTGTTTCGACGAGGACTGGGAGCAGATGGACTGCATGCATTTCAGGTTCATCCCGCACGGCATGAGCCGTGAACGGCTGGAAAAGCTGTTCATCGAATTTTACAAACGCCATTTCCAGCGCCCCCGGGTGCTGGCTGGTTATGTCGCCATGCTCTGGCGCTCGCCCGACAGCTGGAAGCGCTTCGCCCTCAACCTGGGGGATTTCCTGCGGTTTGCCCGCAGCAACCGGCGCATTGCCGGAAAGGGGGCGGCCGATGCCTGA
- a CDS encoding DUF2062 domain-containing protein: protein MPETVRLLVVIPLYNHGATVRSVVEKTLAIHDRVVVVDDGSVDGGADTLAGLPVAVLRHEINRGKGAAIMTAAREARRQGMTHIATIDADDQHDPADLPKLLAVARENSLAVVVGKRDFNTENVPGGSRFGRKFSNFWLRLQTGRSLGDTQSGFRIYPLRVLEGLKLGEVRYSFEIEVLVKAAWAGVPLLEAPISVHYPPREERVSHFRGFMDNFRLTLLNTRLTLRSVAPWPHRKIVPAGESGNKPSVLRPMQSLRTLLTENTTPGQLAAAGALGVMLGAAPLIACHTIAILFAAGFLRLNKVAAVSTSQLCMPPIVPALCIEAGYYMRHGKFLTEVSLETLGYQGAQRLWEWLLGSLVIGPVLALAVAAVIYVMAWIVKSEDVITE from the coding sequence ATGCCTGAAACGGTGCGCCTGCTGGTGGTGATCCCTCTCTACAACCACGGCGCCACGGTGCGCTCTGTGGTGGAAAAGACTCTGGCGATCCATGATCGGGTGGTGGTGGTCGACGACGGCAGCGTGGACGGCGGGGCAGATACCTTGGCCGGATTGCCGGTGGCAGTGCTGCGCCATGAGATCAATCGCGGCAAGGGCGCGGCGATCATGACCGCGGCCCGGGAGGCGCGGCGGCAGGGGATGACCCATATAGCCACCATCGATGCCGACGACCAGCACGATCCCGCCGATCTTCCCAAACTGCTGGCAGTTGCCCGGGAAAATTCCCTGGCGGTTGTGGTCGGCAAACGCGACTTCAATACCGAGAATGTTCCGGGAGGCAGCCGTTTCGGCCGCAAATTTTCCAATTTCTGGCTGCGACTGCAGACCGGAAGGTCACTGGGCGACACCCAGAGCGGCTTTCGCATCTATCCTCTGCGGGTGCTGGAGGGCCTCAAGCTCGGGGAGGTTCGTTACTCCTTCGAGATCGAGGTGCTGGTCAAGGCTGCCTGGGCCGGGGTGCCGCTGCTGGAGGCGCCGATTTCCGTGCATTATCCCCCCCGTGAAGAGCGGGTTTCCCATTTCCGCGGGTTCATGGACAACTTCCGCCTGACCCTGCTCAACACCCGTCTGACCCTGCGCTCGGTGGCTCCCTGGCCCCACCGCAAGATTGTCCCGGCCGGGGAGAGCGGTAACAAGCCCAGCGTGCTGCGGCCCATGCAGTCGCTGCGCACCTTGCTGACGGAGAATACCACCCCGGGCCAGCTGGCGGCTGCCGGGGCCCTGGGGGTGATGCTGGGCGCGGCCCCGCTGATCGCCTGTCATACCATCGCCATTCTGTTCGCCGCCGGTTTTCTGCGGCTCAACAAGGTGGCGGCGGTCAGCACCAGTCAGCTCTGCATGCCGCCCATCGTGCCGGCACTGTGCATCGAAGCTGGTTATTATATGCGCCACGGCAAGTTTCTCACCGAGGTGTCTCTGGAAACGCTCGGCTACCAGGGGGCGCAGCGTCTGTGGGAGTGGCTGCTGGGGTCGCTGGTCATCGGTCCGGTCCTGGCCCTGGCGGTGGCCGCCGTGATTTACGTCATGGCATGGATTGTAAAGAGTGAAGATGTCATCACCGAATAA
- a CDS encoding lysophospholipid acyltransferase family protein, giving the protein MDKKSWTSRSIGAAWQHRFFYGLIRLCGRRAAYAMLAVVIFYYMLFRPDQRRKSEFYLRRRFPGARGLRLWLHSYRMSLALGKSLIDRAVVGILGSSSTRVDLEGKEELLALLAEGKGLILITAHVGSWQTAMAALDFLNQPVSLLLQREAGDIDRHYFEHGGRDCPFRIIDPSGYLGGALEMIEVLKNGEILSVMSDRMLGSDRNAVAVDFLGDPVPFPFSAYKLASATGAPVGVLLSAKTGVDSYELRLARVIRVPSGLRRGSEAFVPYVRQFAETLEEYTQRYPYQFFNFYDMWDSEFAESAPDPQDHKE; this is encoded by the coding sequence GTGGATAAGAAGAGCTGGACCAGCCGCAGCATCGGCGCCGCCTGGCAGCACCGTTTCTTCTATGGATTGATCCGTCTGTGCGGACGGCGGGCAGCTTACGCCATGCTCGCCGTGGTGATCTTTTACTACATGCTGTTCCGCCCCGACCAGCGCCGCAAAAGCGAATTCTATCTGCGTCGCCGTTTCCCTGGCGCGAGGGGCCTGCGGCTTTGGCTGCACAGCTACCGCATGAGCCTGGCTCTGGGAAAGTCCCTGATCGACCGGGCGGTGGTCGGCATCCTTGGTTCCTCCTCGACGCGCGTGGATCTGGAGGGGAAGGAGGAATTGCTGGCGTTGCTCGCTGAGGGCAAAGGGCTGATCCTGATCACTGCTCATGTCGGTTCCTGGCAGACGGCGATGGCCGCCCTCGATTTTCTCAACCAGCCGGTCAGTCTTCTCCTGCAGCGGGAAGCGGGCGACATCGACCGGCACTATTTCGAGCATGGCGGCCGGGATTGCCCGTTTCGCATCATCGACCCGAGCGGCTACCTGGGCGGGGCCCTGGAGATGATAGAGGTGCTCAAGAACGGAGAGATCCTCTCGGTCATGAGTGACCGGATGCTGGGTAGCGACAGAAACGCCGTGGCCGTCGATTTTCTTGGTGACCCGGTCCCGTTTCCATTCAGCGCCTACAAGCTGGCCTCTGCCACCGGCGCACCGGTCGGAGTGCTGCTTTCGGCCAAAACCGGTGTCGACAGCTACGAACTGCGCCTGGCGCGAGTGATTCGGGTGCCCTCCGGGCTGCGTCGCGGCAGCGAAGCCTTTGTTCCTTATGTCCGGCAGTTTGCCGAGACCTTGGAAGAATATACGCAGCGTTACCCCTATCAGTTTTTCAATTTCTACGACATGTGGGATTCGGAATTCGCGGAATCCGCGCCCGACCCCCAAGACCATAAGGAGTGA
- a CDS encoding phosphopantetheine-binding protein, producing MSTKEKLKQILVEDLNLEDMTPEEIEDDAPLFGEGLGLDSLDAVEIVVLVQKHFGVEIKDMEEGRPALQSINSLAAFIEAKRAA from the coding sequence ATGTCGACCAAGGAAAAACTCAAGCAGATATTGGTGGAAGATCTCAATCTGGAAGACATGACTCCCGAGGAGATCGAAGACGACGCCCCTTTGTTCGGCGAAGGGCTGGGGCTCGATTCCCTCGATGCCGTCGAAATCGTGGTGCTGGTGCAGAAGCATTTCGGCGTGGAGATCAAGGATATGGAGGAGGGGCGTCCGGCCCTGCAGTCGATCAACAGCCTCGCGGCGTTCATCGAGGCGAAGCGGGCCGCATGA